In one Dunckerocampus dactyliophorus isolate RoL2022-P2 chromosome 9, RoL_Ddac_1.1, whole genome shotgun sequence genomic region, the following are encoded:
- the pou2f1b gene encoding POU domain, class 2, transcription factor 1b isoform X8, protein MLETAGGAKTDVKVEPETTRCAMESGDRNTGIQTNGLDFQRPTVPTTNAITNAHAQALLQQLTLTPAQQQLLIHQAQAQLLAAAVQHSASQQNGTTGASISASAATPITQLPLSQPIQISPQLQQQNLSLPQFVLVQPGHPIATPLQPAQFIISQTPHAQQSILQAQSLLTQLPQSQANPLPNQPSISLATQPATPTRTTAATPIQSLPHSQTPPKRLDTPTLEEPSDLEELEQFAKTFKQRRIKLGFTQGDVGLAMGKLYGNDFSQTTISRFEALNLSFKNMCKLKPLLEKWLNDAVCAENLTSDQALSSPLGSSSITIEGINRRRKKRTSIETNIRVALEKSFLEQNQKPTSEEITMIADQLNMEKEVIRVWFCNRRQKEKRINPPSTGSSGGGGTPIKTIFTPSSPLVASTASLVSSPTINTPTTLTVNPVMPLTSTSVSSLSFTGTTVGATNTASVISTTPVITTVTSSPSLSPSPTTVQSTTATENKVGTQAHTIVTQAPTSIGTATLGAGQVMVAAPGLSAALQGTTQLPTNASFAAMAAAAGLNPGLMASSQFTPGGALLSLAPGGLGSALSPALMSNSTLATIQALASSGTIPITSLDGSNLLFANTSAGSAPNLVTTPLFLNPQNLSLLTSNPVSLVSAGAGGLQVTADAHHQATTTITTASKAQ, encoded by the exons ATGCTTGAAACCGCAGGTGGAGCTAAAACCG ATGTAAAAGTGGAGCCAGAAACTACTCGATGTGCAATGGAAAGTGGGGACAGGAACACTG GAATCCAAACCAATGGGTTGGACTTTCAGAGGCCGACTGTGCCAACCACAAATGCAATCACCAATGCACACGCACAAGCCCTCCTCCAACAG CTGACTCTGACACCAGCACAGCAGCAGCTGTTGATCCACCAGGCCCAGGCTCAGCTCCTGGCTGCAGCCGTGCAGCATTCAGCCAGCCAGCAGAACGGCACCACTGGGGCCAGTATCTCGGCATCGGCAGCCACGCCCATCACCCAGCTTCCCCTGTCGCAGCCCATCCAGATCTCTCCC cagctgcagcagcagaaTTTAAGTCTGCCCCAGTTTGTTCTGGTGCAGCCCGGCCATCCGATCGCCACGCCACTGCAGCCCGCTCAGTTCATCATCTCACAGACACCGCATGCCCAGCAGA GCATATTGCAAGCCCAGAGTCTTCTAACTCAACTACCTCAAAGCCAAGCCAACCCCCTGCCGAATCAACCAAGCATATCCCTTGCAACACAG CCTGCGACTCCAACCCGCACCACCGCGGCCACACCCATTCAGTCACTGCCTCACAGTCAGACGCCGCCCAAACGCTTGGACACACCCACTCTGGAGGAGCCAAGTGATCTGGAGGAACTGGAGCAGTTTGCCAAGACCTTCAAACAGAGGCGGATTAAACTGGGCTTTACACAG GGAGATGTTGGCCTGGCCATGGGCAAGCTGTATGGAAATGACTTCAGCCAAACTACTATCTCTCGCTTCGAGGCCTTGAATCTGAGCTTTAAGAACATGTGCAAACTTAAGCCATTGCTGGAGAAGTGGCTCAATGATGCA GTTTGTGCAGAGAATCTGACTTCTGACCAGGCGCTGTCCAGCCCCCTCGGATCTTCGAGCATAACCATTGAGGGGATTAACCGCAGACGGAAGAAGAGGACCAGTATTGAGACCAACATTCGCGTAGCCTTAGAAAAGAGCTTTCTGGAG CAGAACCAAAAACCTACCTCTGAAGAGATCACCATGATCGCCGACCAGCTCAACATGGAGAAGGAGGTCATTCGGGTCTGGTTCTGCAATCGCCGGCAGAAAGAGAAGAGGATCAACCCGCCGAGCACTGGCAGCAGTGGCGGGGGTGGCACCCCTATCAAAACCATCTTTACACCCAGTAGCCCTTTG gtgGCCAGCACGGCAAGCCTGGTGAGCAGTCCGACTATCAACACGCCCACCACGCTGACTGTCAACCCAGTGATGCCTCTCACCAGCACCAGTGTCTCCAGTTTGTCTTTCACGG GCACAACAGTTGGAGCCACGAACACAGCGTCCGTCATCTCTACCACACCCGTAATTACCACGGTAACCAGTTCTCCGTCTCTAAGCCCGTCCCCCACGACCGTTCAGTCCACCACCGCCACGGAGAATAAAGTTGGTACTCAGGCGCACACCATCGTCACCCAGGCCCCGACATCCATAGGCACCGCCACCCTTGGGGCGGGCCAGGTGATGGTGGCAGCTCCGGGGCTGTCGGCGGCGCTTCAGGGGACCACCCAATTGCCCACCAATGCGAGTTTCGCCGCCATGGCTGCCGCGGCAGGACTAAACCCTGGGCTGATGGCCTCCTCCCAGTTCACTCCAGG TGGGGCCCTGCTGAGTCTGGCTCCTGGTGGCCTCGGGAGCGCCCTGAGTCCTGCCCTCATGAGCAACAGCACCCTGGCCACCATCCAAG CCCTGGCATCGAGCGGCACCATCCCGATAACGTCGCTGGACGGCAGCAACCTGCTGTTTGCCAACACCTCCGCCGGCAGCGCGCCCAACTTGGTGACCACGCCGCTCTTCCTCAACCCCCAGAACCTGTCGCTGCTCACCAGCAACCCGGTCAGCCTGGTGTCGGCCGGGGCGGGCGGTTTGCAGGTCACCGCCGACGCTCACCACCAAGCTACCACGACCATTACCACTGCCTCCAAGGCGCAGTGA
- the pou2f1b gene encoding POU domain, class 2, transcription factor 1b isoform X4 encodes MADGGAASQDESSGADVKVEPETTRCAMESGDRNTGIQTNGLDFQRPTVPTTNAITNAHAQALLQQLTLTPAQQQLLIHQAQAQLLAAAVQHSASQQNGTTGASISASAATPITQLPLSQPIQISPQLQQQNLSLPQFVLVQPGHPIATPLQPAQFIISQTPHAQQSILQAQSLLTQLPQSQANPLPNQPSISLATQPATPTRTTAATPIQSLPHSQTPPKRLDTPTLEEPSDLEELEQFAKTFKQRRIKLGFTQGDVGLAMGKLYGNDFSQTTISRFEALNLSFKNMCKLKPLLEKWLNDAENLTSDQALSSPLGSSSITIEGINRRRKKRTSIETNIRVALEKSFLEQNQKPTSEEITMIADQLNMEKEVIRVWFCNRRQKEKRINPPSTGSSGGGGTPIKTIFTPSSPLVASTASLVSSPTINTPTTLTVNPVMPLTSTSVSSLSFTGTTVGATNTASVISTTPVITTVTSSPSLSPSPTTVQSTTATENKVGTQAHTIVTQAPTSIGTATLGAGQVMVAAPGLSAALQGTTQLPTNASFAAMAAAAGLNPGLMASSQFTPGGALLSLAPGGLGSALSPALMSNSTLATIQALASSGTIPITSLDGSNLLFANTSAGSAPNLVTTPLFLNPQNLSLLTSNPVSLVSAGAGGLQVTADAHHQATTTITTASKAQ; translated from the exons ATGTAAAAGTGGAGCCAGAAACTACTCGATGTGCAATGGAAAGTGGGGACAGGAACACTG GAATCCAAACCAATGGGTTGGACTTTCAGAGGCCGACTGTGCCAACCACAAATGCAATCACCAATGCACACGCACAAGCCCTCCTCCAACAG CTGACTCTGACACCAGCACAGCAGCAGCTGTTGATCCACCAGGCCCAGGCTCAGCTCCTGGCTGCAGCCGTGCAGCATTCAGCCAGCCAGCAGAACGGCACCACTGGGGCCAGTATCTCGGCATCGGCAGCCACGCCCATCACCCAGCTTCCCCTGTCGCAGCCCATCCAGATCTCTCCC cagctgcagcagcagaaTTTAAGTCTGCCCCAGTTTGTTCTGGTGCAGCCCGGCCATCCGATCGCCACGCCACTGCAGCCCGCTCAGTTCATCATCTCACAGACACCGCATGCCCAGCAGA GCATATTGCAAGCCCAGAGTCTTCTAACTCAACTACCTCAAAGCCAAGCCAACCCCCTGCCGAATCAACCAAGCATATCCCTTGCAACACAG CCTGCGACTCCAACCCGCACCACCGCGGCCACACCCATTCAGTCACTGCCTCACAGTCAGACGCCGCCCAAACGCTTGGACACACCCACTCTGGAGGAGCCAAGTGATCTGGAGGAACTGGAGCAGTTTGCCAAGACCTTCAAACAGAGGCGGATTAAACTGGGCTTTACACAG GGAGATGTTGGCCTGGCCATGGGCAAGCTGTATGGAAATGACTTCAGCCAAACTACTATCTCTCGCTTCGAGGCCTTGAATCTGAGCTTTAAGAACATGTGCAAACTTAAGCCATTGCTGGAGAAGTGGCTCAATGATGCAG AGAATCTGACTTCTGACCAGGCGCTGTCCAGCCCCCTCGGATCTTCGAGCATAACCATTGAGGGGATTAACCGCAGACGGAAGAAGAGGACCAGTATTGAGACCAACATTCGCGTAGCCTTAGAAAAGAGCTTTCTGGAG CAGAACCAAAAACCTACCTCTGAAGAGATCACCATGATCGCCGACCAGCTCAACATGGAGAAGGAGGTCATTCGGGTCTGGTTCTGCAATCGCCGGCAGAAAGAGAAGAGGATCAACCCGCCGAGCACTGGCAGCAGTGGCGGGGGTGGCACCCCTATCAAAACCATCTTTACACCCAGTAGCCCTTTG gtgGCCAGCACGGCAAGCCTGGTGAGCAGTCCGACTATCAACACGCCCACCACGCTGACTGTCAACCCAGTGATGCCTCTCACCAGCACCAGTGTCTCCAGTTTGTCTTTCACGG GCACAACAGTTGGAGCCACGAACACAGCGTCCGTCATCTCTACCACACCCGTAATTACCACGGTAACCAGTTCTCCGTCTCTAAGCCCGTCCCCCACGACCGTTCAGTCCACCACCGCCACGGAGAATAAAGTTGGTACTCAGGCGCACACCATCGTCACCCAGGCCCCGACATCCATAGGCACCGCCACCCTTGGGGCGGGCCAGGTGATGGTGGCAGCTCCGGGGCTGTCGGCGGCGCTTCAGGGGACCACCCAATTGCCCACCAATGCGAGTTTCGCCGCCATGGCTGCCGCGGCAGGACTAAACCCTGGGCTGATGGCCTCCTCCCAGTTCACTCCAGG TGGGGCCCTGCTGAGTCTGGCTCCTGGTGGCCTCGGGAGCGCCCTGAGTCCTGCCCTCATGAGCAACAGCACCCTGGCCACCATCCAAG CCCTGGCATCGAGCGGCACCATCCCGATAACGTCGCTGGACGGCAGCAACCTGCTGTTTGCCAACACCTCCGCCGGCAGCGCGCCCAACTTGGTGACCACGCCGCTCTTCCTCAACCCCCAGAACCTGTCGCTGCTCACCAGCAACCCGGTCAGCCTGGTGTCGGCCGGGGCGGGCGGTTTGCAGGTCACCGCCGACGCTCACCACCAAGCTACCACGACCATTACCACTGCCTCCAAGGCGCAGTGA
- the pou2f1b gene encoding POU domain, class 2, transcription factor 1b isoform X6 has translation MADGGAASQDESSGADVKVEPETTRCAMESGDRNTGIQTNGLDFQRPTVPTTNAITNAHAQALLQQLTLTPAQQQLLIHQAQAQLLAAAVQHSASQQNGTTGASISASAATPITQLPLSQPIQISPLQQQNLSLPQFVLVQPGHPIATPLQPAQFIISQTPHAQQSILQAQSLLTQLPQSQANPLPNQPSISLATQPATPTRTTAATPIQSLPHSQTPPKRLDTPTLEEPSDLEELEQFAKTFKQRRIKLGFTQGDVGLAMGKLYGNDFSQTTISRFEALNLSFKNMCKLKPLLEKWLNDAENLTSDQALSSPLGSSSITIEGINRRRKKRTSIETNIRVALEKSFLEQNQKPTSEEITMIADQLNMEKEVIRVWFCNRRQKEKRINPPSTGSSGGGGTPIKTIFTPSSPLVASTASLVSSPTINTPTTLTVNPVMPLTSTSVSSLSFTGTTVGATNTASVISTTPVITTVTSSPSLSPSPTTVQSTTATENKVGTQAHTIVTQAPTSIGTATLGAGQVMVAAPGLSAALQGTTQLPTNASFAAMAAAAGLNPGLMASSQFTPGGALLSLAPGGLGSALSPALMSNSTLATIQALASSGTIPITSLDGSNLLFANTSAGSAPNLVTTPLFLNPQNLSLLTSNPVSLVSAGAGGLQVTADAHHQATTTITTASKAQ, from the exons ATGTAAAAGTGGAGCCAGAAACTACTCGATGTGCAATGGAAAGTGGGGACAGGAACACTG GAATCCAAACCAATGGGTTGGACTTTCAGAGGCCGACTGTGCCAACCACAAATGCAATCACCAATGCACACGCACAAGCCCTCCTCCAACAG CTGACTCTGACACCAGCACAGCAGCAGCTGTTGATCCACCAGGCCCAGGCTCAGCTCCTGGCTGCAGCCGTGCAGCATTCAGCCAGCCAGCAGAACGGCACCACTGGGGCCAGTATCTCGGCATCGGCAGCCACGCCCATCACCCAGCTTCCCCTGTCGCAGCCCATCCAGATCTCTCCC ctgcagcagcagaaTTTAAGTCTGCCCCAGTTTGTTCTGGTGCAGCCCGGCCATCCGATCGCCACGCCACTGCAGCCCGCTCAGTTCATCATCTCACAGACACCGCATGCCCAGCAGA GCATATTGCAAGCCCAGAGTCTTCTAACTCAACTACCTCAAAGCCAAGCCAACCCCCTGCCGAATCAACCAAGCATATCCCTTGCAACACAG CCTGCGACTCCAACCCGCACCACCGCGGCCACACCCATTCAGTCACTGCCTCACAGTCAGACGCCGCCCAAACGCTTGGACACACCCACTCTGGAGGAGCCAAGTGATCTGGAGGAACTGGAGCAGTTTGCCAAGACCTTCAAACAGAGGCGGATTAAACTGGGCTTTACACAG GGAGATGTTGGCCTGGCCATGGGCAAGCTGTATGGAAATGACTTCAGCCAAACTACTATCTCTCGCTTCGAGGCCTTGAATCTGAGCTTTAAGAACATGTGCAAACTTAAGCCATTGCTGGAGAAGTGGCTCAATGATGCAG AGAATCTGACTTCTGACCAGGCGCTGTCCAGCCCCCTCGGATCTTCGAGCATAACCATTGAGGGGATTAACCGCAGACGGAAGAAGAGGACCAGTATTGAGACCAACATTCGCGTAGCCTTAGAAAAGAGCTTTCTGGAG CAGAACCAAAAACCTACCTCTGAAGAGATCACCATGATCGCCGACCAGCTCAACATGGAGAAGGAGGTCATTCGGGTCTGGTTCTGCAATCGCCGGCAGAAAGAGAAGAGGATCAACCCGCCGAGCACTGGCAGCAGTGGCGGGGGTGGCACCCCTATCAAAACCATCTTTACACCCAGTAGCCCTTTG gtgGCCAGCACGGCAAGCCTGGTGAGCAGTCCGACTATCAACACGCCCACCACGCTGACTGTCAACCCAGTGATGCCTCTCACCAGCACCAGTGTCTCCAGTTTGTCTTTCACGG GCACAACAGTTGGAGCCACGAACACAGCGTCCGTCATCTCTACCACACCCGTAATTACCACGGTAACCAGTTCTCCGTCTCTAAGCCCGTCCCCCACGACCGTTCAGTCCACCACCGCCACGGAGAATAAAGTTGGTACTCAGGCGCACACCATCGTCACCCAGGCCCCGACATCCATAGGCACCGCCACCCTTGGGGCGGGCCAGGTGATGGTGGCAGCTCCGGGGCTGTCGGCGGCGCTTCAGGGGACCACCCAATTGCCCACCAATGCGAGTTTCGCCGCCATGGCTGCCGCGGCAGGACTAAACCCTGGGCTGATGGCCTCCTCCCAGTTCACTCCAGG TGGGGCCCTGCTGAGTCTGGCTCCTGGTGGCCTCGGGAGCGCCCTGAGTCCTGCCCTCATGAGCAACAGCACCCTGGCCACCATCCAAG CCCTGGCATCGAGCGGCACCATCCCGATAACGTCGCTGGACGGCAGCAACCTGCTGTTTGCCAACACCTCCGCCGGCAGCGCGCCCAACTTGGTGACCACGCCGCTCTTCCTCAACCCCCAGAACCTGTCGCTGCTCACCAGCAACCCGGTCAGCCTGGTGTCGGCCGGGGCGGGCGGTTTGCAGGTCACCGCCGACGCTCACCACCAAGCTACCACGACCATTACCACTGCCTCCAAGGCGCAGTGA
- the pou2f1b gene encoding POU domain, class 2, transcription factor 1b isoform X5, which produces MADGGAASQDESSGADVKVEPETTRCAMESGDRNTGIQTNGLDFQRPTVPTTNAITNAHAQALLQQLTLTPAQQQLLIHQAQAQLLAAAVQHSASQQNGTTGASISASAATPITQLPLSQPIQISPQLQQQNLSLPQFVLVQPGHPIATPLQPAQFIISQTPHAQQSILQAQSLLTQLPQSQANPLPNQPSISLATQPATPTRTTAATPIQSLPHSQTPPKRLDTPTLEEPSDLEELEQFAKTFKQRRIKLGFTQGDVGLAMGKLYGNDFSQTTISRFEALNLSFKNMCKLKPLLEKWLNDAVCAENLTSDQALSSPLGSSSITIEGINRRRKKRTSIETNIRVALEKSFLEQNQKPTSEEITMIADQLNMEKEVIRVWFCNRRQKEKRINPPSTGSSGGGGTPIKTIFTPSSPLVASTASLVSSPTINTPTTLTVNPVMPLTSTSVSSLSFTVGATNTASVISTTPVITTVTSSPSLSPSPTTVQSTTATENKVGTQAHTIVTQAPTSIGTATLGAGQVMVAAPGLSAALQGTTQLPTNASFAAMAAAAGLNPGLMASSQFTPGGALLSLAPGGLGSALSPALMSNSTLATIQALASSGTIPITSLDGSNLLFANTSAGSAPNLVTTPLFLNPQNLSLLTSNPVSLVSAGAGGLQVTADAHHQATTTITTASKAQ; this is translated from the exons ATGTAAAAGTGGAGCCAGAAACTACTCGATGTGCAATGGAAAGTGGGGACAGGAACACTG GAATCCAAACCAATGGGTTGGACTTTCAGAGGCCGACTGTGCCAACCACAAATGCAATCACCAATGCACACGCACAAGCCCTCCTCCAACAG CTGACTCTGACACCAGCACAGCAGCAGCTGTTGATCCACCAGGCCCAGGCTCAGCTCCTGGCTGCAGCCGTGCAGCATTCAGCCAGCCAGCAGAACGGCACCACTGGGGCCAGTATCTCGGCATCGGCAGCCACGCCCATCACCCAGCTTCCCCTGTCGCAGCCCATCCAGATCTCTCCC cagctgcagcagcagaaTTTAAGTCTGCCCCAGTTTGTTCTGGTGCAGCCCGGCCATCCGATCGCCACGCCACTGCAGCCCGCTCAGTTCATCATCTCACAGACACCGCATGCCCAGCAGA GCATATTGCAAGCCCAGAGTCTTCTAACTCAACTACCTCAAAGCCAAGCCAACCCCCTGCCGAATCAACCAAGCATATCCCTTGCAACACAG CCTGCGACTCCAACCCGCACCACCGCGGCCACACCCATTCAGTCACTGCCTCACAGTCAGACGCCGCCCAAACGCTTGGACACACCCACTCTGGAGGAGCCAAGTGATCTGGAGGAACTGGAGCAGTTTGCCAAGACCTTCAAACAGAGGCGGATTAAACTGGGCTTTACACAG GGAGATGTTGGCCTGGCCATGGGCAAGCTGTATGGAAATGACTTCAGCCAAACTACTATCTCTCGCTTCGAGGCCTTGAATCTGAGCTTTAAGAACATGTGCAAACTTAAGCCATTGCTGGAGAAGTGGCTCAATGATGCA GTTTGTGCAGAGAATCTGACTTCTGACCAGGCGCTGTCCAGCCCCCTCGGATCTTCGAGCATAACCATTGAGGGGATTAACCGCAGACGGAAGAAGAGGACCAGTATTGAGACCAACATTCGCGTAGCCTTAGAAAAGAGCTTTCTGGAG CAGAACCAAAAACCTACCTCTGAAGAGATCACCATGATCGCCGACCAGCTCAACATGGAGAAGGAGGTCATTCGGGTCTGGTTCTGCAATCGCCGGCAGAAAGAGAAGAGGATCAACCCGCCGAGCACTGGCAGCAGTGGCGGGGGTGGCACCCCTATCAAAACCATCTTTACACCCAGTAGCCCTTTG gtgGCCAGCACGGCAAGCCTGGTGAGCAGTCCGACTATCAACACGCCCACCACGCTGACTGTCAACCCAGTGATGCCTCTCACCAGCACCAGTGTCTCCAGTTTGTCTTTCACGG TTGGAGCCACGAACACAGCGTCCGTCATCTCTACCACACCCGTAATTACCACGGTAACCAGTTCTCCGTCTCTAAGCCCGTCCCCCACGACCGTTCAGTCCACCACCGCCACGGAGAATAAAGTTGGTACTCAGGCGCACACCATCGTCACCCAGGCCCCGACATCCATAGGCACCGCCACCCTTGGGGCGGGCCAGGTGATGGTGGCAGCTCCGGGGCTGTCGGCGGCGCTTCAGGGGACCACCCAATTGCCCACCAATGCGAGTTTCGCCGCCATGGCTGCCGCGGCAGGACTAAACCCTGGGCTGATGGCCTCCTCCCAGTTCACTCCAGG TGGGGCCCTGCTGAGTCTGGCTCCTGGTGGCCTCGGGAGCGCCCTGAGTCCTGCCCTCATGAGCAACAGCACCCTGGCCACCATCCAAG CCCTGGCATCGAGCGGCACCATCCCGATAACGTCGCTGGACGGCAGCAACCTGCTGTTTGCCAACACCTCCGCCGGCAGCGCGCCCAACTTGGTGACCACGCCGCTCTTCCTCAACCCCCAGAACCTGTCGCTGCTCACCAGCAACCCGGTCAGCCTGGTGTCGGCCGGGGCGGGCGGTTTGCAGGTCACCGCCGACGCTCACCACCAAGCTACCACGACCATTACCACTGCCTCCAAGGCGCAGTGA
- the pou2f1b gene encoding POU domain, class 2, transcription factor 1b isoform X1, whose translation MADGGAASQDESSGADVKVEPETTRCAMESGDRNTGIQTNGLDFQRPTVPTTNAITNAHAQALLQQLTLTPAQQQLLIHQAQAQLLAAAVQHSASQQNGTTGASISASAATPITQLPLSQPIQISPQLQQQNLSLPQFVLVQPGHPIATPLQPAQFIISQTPHAQQSILQAQSLLTQLPQSQANPLPNQPSISLATQPATPTRTTAATPIQSLPHSQTPPKRLDTPTLEEPSDLEELEQFAKTFKQRRIKLGFTQGDVGLAMGKLYGNDFSQTTISRFEALNLSFKNMCKLKPLLEKWLNDAVCAENLTSDQALSSPLGSSSITIEGINRRRKKRTSIETNIRVALEKSFLEQNQKPTSEEITMIADQLNMEKEVIRVWFCNRRQKEKRINPPSTGSSGGGGTPIKTIFTPSSPLVASTASLVSSPTINTPTTLTVNPVMPLTSTSVSSLSFTGTTVGATNTASVISTTPVITTVTSSPSLSPSPTTVQSTTATENKVGTQAHTIVTQAPTSIGTATLGAGQVMVAAPGLSAALQGTTQLPTNASFAAMAAAAGLNPGLMASSQFTPGGALLSLAPGGLGSALSPALMSNSTLATIQALASSGTIPITSLDGSNLLFANTSAGSAPNLVTTPLFLNPQNLSLLTSNPVSLVSAGAGGLQVTADAHHQATTTITTASKAQ comes from the exons ATGTAAAAGTGGAGCCAGAAACTACTCGATGTGCAATGGAAAGTGGGGACAGGAACACTG GAATCCAAACCAATGGGTTGGACTTTCAGAGGCCGACTGTGCCAACCACAAATGCAATCACCAATGCACACGCACAAGCCCTCCTCCAACAG CTGACTCTGACACCAGCACAGCAGCAGCTGTTGATCCACCAGGCCCAGGCTCAGCTCCTGGCTGCAGCCGTGCAGCATTCAGCCAGCCAGCAGAACGGCACCACTGGGGCCAGTATCTCGGCATCGGCAGCCACGCCCATCACCCAGCTTCCCCTGTCGCAGCCCATCCAGATCTCTCCC cagctgcagcagcagaaTTTAAGTCTGCCCCAGTTTGTTCTGGTGCAGCCCGGCCATCCGATCGCCACGCCACTGCAGCCCGCTCAGTTCATCATCTCACAGACACCGCATGCCCAGCAGA GCATATTGCAAGCCCAGAGTCTTCTAACTCAACTACCTCAAAGCCAAGCCAACCCCCTGCCGAATCAACCAAGCATATCCCTTGCAACACAG CCTGCGACTCCAACCCGCACCACCGCGGCCACACCCATTCAGTCACTGCCTCACAGTCAGACGCCGCCCAAACGCTTGGACACACCCACTCTGGAGGAGCCAAGTGATCTGGAGGAACTGGAGCAGTTTGCCAAGACCTTCAAACAGAGGCGGATTAAACTGGGCTTTACACAG GGAGATGTTGGCCTGGCCATGGGCAAGCTGTATGGAAATGACTTCAGCCAAACTACTATCTCTCGCTTCGAGGCCTTGAATCTGAGCTTTAAGAACATGTGCAAACTTAAGCCATTGCTGGAGAAGTGGCTCAATGATGCA GTTTGTGCAGAGAATCTGACTTCTGACCAGGCGCTGTCCAGCCCCCTCGGATCTTCGAGCATAACCATTGAGGGGATTAACCGCAGACGGAAGAAGAGGACCAGTATTGAGACCAACATTCGCGTAGCCTTAGAAAAGAGCTTTCTGGAG CAGAACCAAAAACCTACCTCTGAAGAGATCACCATGATCGCCGACCAGCTCAACATGGAGAAGGAGGTCATTCGGGTCTGGTTCTGCAATCGCCGGCAGAAAGAGAAGAGGATCAACCCGCCGAGCACTGGCAGCAGTGGCGGGGGTGGCACCCCTATCAAAACCATCTTTACACCCAGTAGCCCTTTG gtgGCCAGCACGGCAAGCCTGGTGAGCAGTCCGACTATCAACACGCCCACCACGCTGACTGTCAACCCAGTGATGCCTCTCACCAGCACCAGTGTCTCCAGTTTGTCTTTCACGG GCACAACAGTTGGAGCCACGAACACAGCGTCCGTCATCTCTACCACACCCGTAATTACCACGGTAACCAGTTCTCCGTCTCTAAGCCCGTCCCCCACGACCGTTCAGTCCACCACCGCCACGGAGAATAAAGTTGGTACTCAGGCGCACACCATCGTCACCCAGGCCCCGACATCCATAGGCACCGCCACCCTTGGGGCGGGCCAGGTGATGGTGGCAGCTCCGGGGCTGTCGGCGGCGCTTCAGGGGACCACCCAATTGCCCACCAATGCGAGTTTCGCCGCCATGGCTGCCGCGGCAGGACTAAACCCTGGGCTGATGGCCTCCTCCCAGTTCACTCCAGG TGGGGCCCTGCTGAGTCTGGCTCCTGGTGGCCTCGGGAGCGCCCTGAGTCCTGCCCTCATGAGCAACAGCACCCTGGCCACCATCCAAG CCCTGGCATCGAGCGGCACCATCCCGATAACGTCGCTGGACGGCAGCAACCTGCTGTTTGCCAACACCTCCGCCGGCAGCGCGCCCAACTTGGTGACCACGCCGCTCTTCCTCAACCCCCAGAACCTGTCGCTGCTCACCAGCAACCCGGTCAGCCTGGTGTCGGCCGGGGCGGGCGGTTTGCAGGTCACCGCCGACGCTCACCACCAAGCTACCACGACCATTACCACTGCCTCCAAGGCGCAGTGA